A DNA window from Massilia putida contains the following coding sequences:
- a CDS encoding 2Fe-2S iron-sulfur cluster-binding protein: MLTPDSIRNVTVDGVAVAVSAGSTMVAAIAASGSLCTRRSVTGQRRFAFCGIGQCQECRVTIDGAVHRLACRTLCRDGMTIVTGDES; this comes from the coding sequence ATGCTCACGCCTGACTCCATCCGCAATGTGACCGTCGACGGCGTCGCGGTCGCCGTTTCCGCAGGCAGCACGATGGTCGCGGCCATCGCGGCGTCCGGCTCGCTGTGCACGCGCCGGTCCGTCACGGGCCAGCGCCGGTTCGCGTTCTGCGGCATCGGCCAGTGCCAGGAATGCCGCGTGACGATCGACGGTGCCGTCCACCGGCTCGCCTGCCGGACCCTGTGCCGGGACGGCATGACCATCGTAACGGGAGACGAATCGTGA
- a CDS encoding DUF4861 family protein, whose protein sequence is MQAKTLLCAASVLLCANAGACDRLTVTARHDLDAARPSETIAVPWKDVNAALPGALIQHLVVKDAAGHVLPYQVTNVAPQAKDPDGVGIAYGELLFQHDFAPGEKTATFVVEKSDALTPPFAPKAFARYVPERLDDFAWENDVIGHRTYGPALAAPAPAGSGKEVLETSGLDIWFKRVDYPIVDRWYNKGHDHYHKDEGEGMDMYNVGHSRGAGGTGVWDGARLYTSGNYAGWKVLANGPVRAVFELTYDAWDAAGVKVTEVKRFTVDAGHQLDRIDSTFTFAGPSALTVAVGLNKTPADKKQEARIALVRDGADHALLQWVEQATNGAFGAAIIVPTASGYAEDALNDLVLAKVESGKLLRYWVGAAWDRAGRITSKSAWQAYVAAEARRIAHPVQITLAAGAN, encoded by the coding sequence ATGCAAGCGAAAACCCTGTTATGCGCGGCTAGCGTCCTGCTGTGCGCGAACGCCGGCGCGTGCGACCGCCTCACCGTCACCGCGCGCCACGACCTCGACGCGGCGCGCCCGTCGGAAACGATCGCCGTCCCGTGGAAGGATGTCAACGCCGCGCTGCCCGGCGCGCTGATCCAGCATCTCGTCGTGAAGGACGCCGCCGGCCATGTGCTGCCCTACCAGGTGACGAACGTCGCGCCGCAGGCGAAGGATCCGGACGGGGTCGGCATCGCATACGGCGAACTGCTGTTCCAGCACGACTTCGCGCCCGGCGAAAAGACGGCGACGTTCGTCGTCGAAAAGAGCGACGCGCTCACGCCGCCGTTCGCGCCCAAGGCGTTCGCGCGCTACGTTCCCGAACGCCTCGACGATTTCGCGTGGGAGAACGACGTCATCGGCCACCGCACCTACGGCCCCGCCCTCGCCGCGCCGGCACCCGCGGGCAGCGGCAAGGAGGTGCTGGAGACGAGCGGCCTCGATATCTGGTTCAAGCGCGTGGATTATCCGATCGTCGACCGCTGGTACAACAAGGGCCACGACCACTACCACAAGGACGAGGGCGAAGGCATGGACATGTACAACGTCGGCCACTCGCGCGGGGCCGGCGGCACGGGCGTGTGGGATGGCGCGCGCCTGTACACGAGCGGGAATTACGCCGGCTGGAAGGTGCTGGCCAACGGCCCGGTGCGCGCCGTGTTCGAACTCACCTACGACGCCTGGGATGCCGCCGGCGTCAAAGTCACGGAAGTGAAGCGCTTCACCGTCGACGCCGGCCACCAGCTGGACCGGATCGACAGCACCTTCACCTTCGCCGGCCCGTCCGCGCTGACGGTGGCCGTGGGCCTGAACAAGACGCCGGCGGACAAGAAGCAGGAAGCGCGCATCGCGCTCGTGCGCGATGGCGCCGATCATGCGCTGCTGCAATGGGTCGAGCAGGCGACGAACGGCGCGTTCGGCGCGGCGATCATCGTGCCCACCGCCAGCGGCTATGCGGAGGACGCGCTGAACGACCTCGTCCTGGCCAAGGTGGAATCGGGCAAGCTGCTCCGCTACTGGGTCGGCGCCGCGTGGGACCGCGCGGGCCGCATCACGTCGAAATCGGCGTGGCAGGCCTATGTCGCGGCCGAAGCCCGGCGCATCGCACACCCGGTGCAGATCACCCTCGCCGCCGGCGCGAACTGA
- a CDS encoding glycoside hydrolase family 88/105 protein, translating into MQPPTRLLAILAAVACLAAPAHADGTYRNPDNKNPGDPGEGTYPVPYKKPVAAEIAASLQRIRGYIDSQTPTRIVHKAGGAPVADLREPVVDAVVETKDADFGLQAYEMGVVHAGLIKAAAVTGDKSYTALTERHFRFFADRLPYFRAQEQRFHLERANSFAHFLDPRALDDAGAMCAAMMRARSQGIGPDLAGPIRVCGDWVARRQFRLPDGTLARQRPQAVSLWADDMYMGIPALAELGRMTGNRAYFDDAVRNVLQMTGYLFDPQTNLYTHGWNANNPDAPRFYWARANGWAVLSMSDVLDVLPKDHPGYPKVLAQLKKTLRGIAERQSGAGLWHQMIDRDDSYLETSASAMFVYVLAHAVNEGWISPTTYGSIAQAGWNALSARIDAQGRVEGTCVGTTFASDQVYYYNRPTSTAALHGYGPMLLAGAEMIRLLNNPAFEIQYRVRTYHYVPKDGGQTSYREHP; encoded by the coding sequence TTGCAACCGCCAACCAGATTGCTTGCCATCCTGGCCGCCGTCGCGTGCCTGGCCGCGCCCGCGCACGCGGACGGGACCTACCGCAACCCCGACAACAAGAATCCCGGCGACCCCGGCGAGGGCACGTATCCGGTGCCGTACAAGAAGCCCGTCGCGGCGGAGATCGCGGCGTCGCTGCAGCGCATCCGCGGGTATATCGACAGCCAGACGCCGACCCGCATCGTGCACAAGGCCGGCGGCGCCCCCGTCGCCGACTTGCGCGAGCCGGTGGTCGACGCCGTGGTCGAGACGAAGGACGCGGACTTCGGCCTGCAGGCCTATGAGATGGGCGTCGTGCACGCGGGCCTGATCAAGGCCGCCGCCGTCACCGGTGACAAGAGCTACACCGCGCTCACCGAACGCCACTTCCGGTTCTTCGCCGACCGCCTGCCGTACTTCCGCGCCCAGGAGCAGCGCTTCCACCTGGAACGCGCCAACAGCTTCGCCCACTTCCTCGATCCGCGCGCGCTCGACGACGCCGGCGCCATGTGCGCCGCGATGATGCGCGCGCGCAGTCAAGGCATCGGTCCGGACCTCGCCGGCCCGATCCGCGTGTGTGGCGACTGGGTCGCCAGGCGCCAGTTCCGCCTGCCCGACGGCACCCTCGCGCGCCAGCGCCCGCAAGCCGTGTCTCTGTGGGCCGACGATATGTATATGGGGATTCCCGCGCTGGCGGAGCTGGGCCGCATGACGGGCAACCGTGCCTACTTCGACGACGCGGTGAGGAACGTCCTGCAGATGACCGGTTATCTGTTCGATCCGCAGACGAATCTGTACACACACGGCTGGAACGCGAACAACCCGGACGCGCCGCGCTTCTACTGGGCGCGCGCGAACGGGTGGGCGGTGCTGTCCATGTCCGACGTGCTCGACGTGCTGCCCAAGGACCATCCGGGCTATCCGAAAGTGCTGGCGCAATTGAAGAAGACCTTGCGCGGCATCGCCGAACGCCAGTCCGGCGCCGGCTTGTGGCACCAGATGATCGACCGCGACGATTCCTACCTCGAGACGTCCGCCAGCGCCATGTTCGTCTACGTGCTGGCGCACGCCGTCAACGAGGGGTGGATCAGCCCGACCACGTACGGCTCGATCGCGCAGGCCGGCTGGAACGCGCTGTCCGCCCGCATCGACGCGCAAGGCCGCGTGGAGGGCACCTGCGTGGGCACGACGTTCGCGAGCGACCAGGTCTATTACTACAACCGCCCCACGAGCACCGCCGCGCTGCACGGCTACGGTCCGATGCTGCTGGCCGGCGCCGAGATGATCCGCCTGTTGAACAACCCGGCGTTCGAGATCCAGTACCGCGTCCGCACCTACCACTACGTGCCCAAGGACGGCGGCCAGACCAGCTACCGCGAACATCCTTGA
- a CDS encoding NAD(P)/FAD-dependent oxidoreductase, which yields MKQPDAIVVGAGIVGAACAVELQARGLAVLLVDARHPGAGVTSAGMGHLVALDETDDELDLCLLSLGRWDHYLSTQAGLAEHVRCGTLWVAEDDGQMAHALARAERLSRRGWQADALSGADLARAEPALRAGLAGGVRVARDGVVYPPAVARDLAARLVGLGGQAMFGAAVERIDAGTVTLASGERLAAGAVVIAAGNAVPHLLPDVPVFPRKGHLAITARYPRRLSHQVVSMGYGQTEAGSDALAVAANVQPRITGQWLIGSCRQDGILDTDVDPRVLAHVLRSAIALLPCLADMTIIRSWTGLRPATRDGRPVIGRHPGLDRVWLAAGHEGLGVTTAFGTAQLLADLMLERPPAIDAGPYSPSRFAYAHA from the coding sequence GTGAAACAGCCGGACGCGATCGTCGTCGGCGCCGGCATCGTCGGCGCCGCCTGTGCCGTGGAATTGCAGGCGCGCGGGCTGGCCGTGCTGCTCGTCGACGCGCGCCATCCCGGCGCGGGCGTCACGTCAGCCGGCATGGGGCACCTCGTCGCGCTCGACGAGACGGACGATGAACTCGACCTGTGCCTGCTGTCGCTCGGCCGCTGGGACCATTATCTGTCCACGCAGGCCGGCCTGGCGGAACACGTCCGCTGCGGCACGCTGTGGGTCGCGGAAGACGACGGGCAGATGGCCCACGCGCTGGCCCGCGCGGAACGCCTCAGCCGGCGCGGATGGCAGGCGGACGCGCTGTCCGGCGCGGACCTGGCCCGGGCGGAACCCGCGCTGCGCGCCGGGCTGGCGGGCGGCGTACGGGTCGCGCGGGACGGCGTGGTGTACCCGCCCGCCGTCGCGCGCGACCTGGCGGCACGCCTCGTCGGGCTCGGGGGGCAGGCGATGTTCGGCGCGGCGGTCGAGCGTATCGATGCCGGCACCGTCACGCTGGCATCCGGCGAGCGCCTCGCCGCCGGCGCCGTCGTCATCGCGGCGGGCAACGCCGTCCCGCATCTGCTGCCCGACGTCCCCGTGTTCCCGCGCAAGGGCCACCTCGCCATCACCGCCCGCTATCCGCGCCGCCTGTCGCACCAGGTGGTCAGCATGGGATACGGCCAGACGGAAGCGGGCAGCGATGCGCTGGCCGTGGCCGCGAACGTCCAGCCCCGCATCACGGGCCAATGGCTGATCGGGTCGTGTCGCCAGGACGGGATCCTTGATACGGACGTCGATCCGCGCGTGCTCGCGCACGTGCTGCGCTCGGCCATCGCGCTCTTGCCCTGCCTCGCCGACATGACGATCATCCGCAGCTGGACCGGCCTGCGTCCCGCCACGCGCGACGGACGTCCCGTCATCGGGCGCCATCCGGGGCTGGACCGCGTCTGGCTCGCCGCCGGCCACGAAGGCCTGGGCGTGACGACGGCGTTCGGCACCGCGCAACTGCTGGCCGACCTGATGCTGGAGCGCCCGCCCGCCATCGACGCCGGCCCTTATTCACCCTCGAGGTTCGCCTATGCTCACGCCTGA
- a CDS encoding dihydrodipicolinate synthase family protein, translated as MWQGVLPAVTTKFKDDGSLDHDEMLRCFELQMDAGVDGLIACGSLGEGPMLSHDERIEVFKLCKQVSGTKPALLTVAEAATRDACALAKKAAQAGADGLMVVPSTIYHTDPRETVATLTAIAEAADLPIMIYSNRLAYRVDVTIEIMEELAGDARFVAVKESSDDIRRSIDIINRFGDRFDLLTGVDNLAFEALTVGAVGWVAGVGLAFPRETVAIYRLVQAKRYDEALAIYRWFRPLLDLDVSTYLVQNIKLAETLVIGSNERVRAPRLPLAGERRAEVEQTIRTALACRPALPALA; from the coding sequence ATGTGGCAAGGTGTTCTTCCCGCCGTCACCACCAAGTTCAAGGATGACGGTTCGCTGGACCATGACGAAATGCTCCGATGCTTCGAGCTCCAGATGGACGCCGGCGTCGACGGCCTCATCGCCTGCGGCTCGCTGGGCGAAGGCCCGATGTTGTCGCACGACGAACGCATCGAAGTCTTTAAACTGTGCAAGCAGGTGAGCGGCACCAAGCCGGCGCTGCTGACCGTGGCCGAAGCGGCGACGCGCGATGCGTGCGCGCTGGCCAAAAAGGCCGCGCAAGCCGGTGCCGACGGCCTGATGGTCGTGCCCAGCACGATCTATCACACGGACCCGCGCGAGACGGTGGCCACGCTGACAGCCATCGCGGAGGCGGCCGACCTGCCGATCATGATCTATTCGAACCGCCTCGCCTACCGTGTCGACGTGACGATCGAGATCATGGAAGAACTGGCCGGCGATGCGCGTTTCGTCGCCGTGAAGGAATCGTCGGACGACATCCGCCGCAGCATCGACATCATCAACCGTTTCGGCGACCGCTTCGACCTGCTGACGGGCGTGGACAACCTCGCGTTCGAAGCGCTCACCGTCGGCGCGGTCGGCTGGGTGGCCGGCGTGGGCCTCGCGTTCCCCAGGGAGACGGTCGCCATCTACCGCCTCGTGCAGGCCAAGCGCTACGACGAAGCACTGGCCATCTACCGCTGGTTCCGGCCGCTGCTCGATCTGGACGTGTCGACCTACCTGGTCCAGAACATCAAGCTGGCCGAGACGCTGGTCATCGGCTCGAACGAGCGCGTGCGCGCACCGCGCCTGCCGCTCGCCGGGGAGCGCCGCGCGGAAGTCGAACAGACGATCCGCACCGCCCTCGCCTGCCGTCCCGCGCTGCCCGCCCTCGCGTGA
- a CDS encoding M24 family metallopeptidase — protein sequence MTIGGKTKQAALDALSDMTAGAQPIQLPEHRARIERVRAFMAEQGIAALYLNAGSNLTYFTGTKWNPSERMVGAVLPARGDLVYIAPAFEENTIRNFMLVEGDIACWDEHEQPAVLLRAVLERLGVDAGATLAIDESTPLFLFDAIRAATPGYVLQNAHPVCSHCRARKSDAEIALIQRAMDMTMAVHVAAASILYEGITTSEVEEFIHLAHRKVGASGSYFCIVLFGEASSYPHGVNYVQTLKPGDTVLIDTGCKVHNYISDITRTYAFGELSERQRVVWNAEKAAQRAAFEAAQLGVPCEDVDKAARRSLEANGFGPGYKLPGLPHRTGHGIGLDIHEGPYLVGGERRPLEPGMCFSNEPMIVVPGEFGIRLEDHFYMTTTGPKWFTQPAASLENPFAAA from the coding sequence ATGACTATCGGTGGAAAGACCAAACAGGCGGCGCTGGACGCGCTGTCCGACATGACGGCCGGCGCGCAGCCCATCCAGCTTCCCGAGCACCGCGCCCGCATCGAACGCGTCCGGGCCTTCATGGCGGAACAAGGCATCGCCGCCCTCTATCTGAATGCGGGCAGCAACCTGACGTACTTCACGGGCACGAAGTGGAACCCCAGCGAACGCATGGTGGGCGCCGTCCTGCCGGCGCGGGGCGACCTGGTGTACATCGCGCCCGCGTTCGAGGAAAACACGATCCGCAATTTCATGCTGGTCGAAGGCGACATCGCCTGCTGGGACGAGCACGAGCAGCCCGCCGTCCTGTTGCGCGCCGTGCTGGAGCGGCTCGGCGTCGACGCCGGCGCGACGCTCGCCATCGACGAGAGCACGCCGCTGTTCCTGTTCGACGCCATCCGCGCCGCGACGCCGGGCTATGTCTTGCAGAACGCGCATCCGGTTTGCTCCCATTGCCGCGCGCGCAAATCCGATGCGGAGATCGCGCTGATCCAGCGCGCGATGGACATGACGATGGCCGTGCACGTGGCGGCGGCGTCCATTCTGTACGAGGGCATCACGACGTCGGAGGTGGAGGAATTCATCCACCTCGCGCACCGCAAGGTCGGGGCGAGCGGCTCTTATTTCTGCATCGTGCTGTTCGGCGAGGCGTCGTCGTATCCGCATGGCGTCAACTACGTGCAGACGCTCAAACCGGGCGATACGGTGCTGATCGACACCGGCTGCAAGGTCCACAACTACATCTCGGACATCACCCGCACCTATGCGTTCGGCGAACTGTCCGAACGCCAGCGCGTCGTCTGGAACGCGGAAAAGGCGGCGCAGCGCGCGGCGTTCGAGGCCGCCCAGCTGGGCGTGCCGTGCGAAGACGTCGACAAGGCCGCGCGCCGTTCGCTCGAAGCCAACGGTTTCGGGCCGGGCTACAAGCTGCCCGGCCTCCCGCACCGGACGGGCCACGGCATCGGCCTCGACATCCACGAGGGCCCGTACCTGGTCGGTGGCGAACGCCGCCCGCTCGAACCGGGCATGTGCTTTTCGAACGAACCGATGATCGTCGTGCCGGGCGAATTCGGCATCCGCCTCGAAGACCATTTCTATATGACGACGACCGGGCCGAAGTGGTTCACGCAGCCGGCGGCGAGCCTGGAGAACCCGTTCGCGGCGGCATGA
- a CDS encoding FAD-dependent oxidoreductase encodes MKPAKLLHIVGSGPAGLAAAQTALDAGARVCLIDDNPAPGGQIWRGGPAAWLEPRAVRMWRTLHGHPNFTHMQGAQVIGCVDANTLLLETGYQGKTVAFERLVICAGARELSLPFPGWTLPGVTGAGGLQALIKGGMPVRDRAVVVAGTGPLLLAAALTALQAGAHVSAIVEYQRWPRLSTFGLGLLARHRAKLWQAVSLFAALRAIPYRTGARIVAARGDAQVHAQGYAQGHDILRDVVVATCAGETTYPCDFLGAGFGLVPNTDLARALRCETADGAVVVDGAQRTSREDIWAAGECTGIGGVDKAVAEGRLAALAALDLRPSARDLPRLRASRAFAALLDRTFAPDDALKAMCRPETIVCRCEDVSAASLLPHRDWREAKLATRVGMGACQGKTCGPACGFLFGWTQPEARIPIQPASARALSQIE; translated from the coding sequence GTGAAGCCGGCCAAACTGCTGCACATCGTGGGAAGCGGCCCGGCTGGCCTGGCCGCCGCACAGACGGCGCTGGACGCCGGCGCCCGTGTCTGCCTCATCGACGACAACCCGGCGCCGGGCGGCCAGATCTGGCGCGGCGGGCCGGCCGCCTGGCTTGAGCCGCGCGCGGTCCGCATGTGGCGGACGCTGCACGGCCACCCGAATTTCACGCACATGCAGGGTGCCCAGGTCATCGGCTGCGTCGACGCGAACACGCTGTTGCTGGAGACCGGCTACCAGGGCAAGACCGTCGCCTTCGAGCGCCTCGTGATCTGCGCCGGCGCGCGCGAACTGAGTCTGCCGTTTCCCGGCTGGACGCTCCCCGGCGTCACGGGCGCGGGCGGCCTGCAGGCGCTGATCAAGGGCGGCATGCCGGTGCGGGACCGGGCCGTCGTCGTCGCCGGTACCGGCCCGCTGCTGCTGGCGGCGGCGCTGACGGCGCTGCAGGCGGGCGCGCACGTGTCCGCCATCGTCGAGTATCAGCGGTGGCCGCGGTTGTCGACATTCGGCCTCGGGCTGCTGGCGCGGCACAGGGCCAAGCTGTGGCAGGCCGTGTCGCTGTTCGCGGCGCTGCGCGCGATTCCCTACCGGACGGGCGCGCGGATCGTCGCCGCGCGGGGAGACGCGCAGGTGCACGCGCAGGGATACGCGCAGGGACACGATATACTGCGCGACGTCGTCGTCGCGACGTGCGCCGGCGAGACGACGTACCCCTGCGACTTCCTGGGCGCCGGTTTCGGCCTCGTCCCGAACACGGACCTCGCCCGCGCGCTGCGCTGCGAGACGGCCGACGGCGCGGTCGTCGTCGATGGCGCGCAAAGAACGAGCCGCGAGGACATCTGGGCCGCCGGCGAATGCACCGGCATCGGCGGCGTGGACAAGGCGGTGGCCGAGGGCAGGCTCGCGGCCCTCGCCGCGCTGGACCTGCGTCCGTCCGCGCGCGACCTGCCCAGGCTCCGCGCATCGCGGGCTTTCGCCGCGCTGCTCGACCGCACGTTCGCGCCCGACGACGCCCTGAAAGCGATGTGCCGGCCCGAGACGATCGTCTGCCGCTGCGAGGACGTCTCGGCGGCCAGCCTGCTGCCGCACCGCGACTGGCGCGAAGCGAAGCTGGCGACCCGCGTCGGCATGGGCGCCTGCCAGGGCAAGACCTGCGGCCCGGCGTGCGGCTTCCTGTTCGGCTGGACGCAGCCGGAGGCCCGGATACCGATTCAACCCGCCAGCGCGCGGGCCCTATCGCAGATCGAATGA
- a CDS encoding alpha/beta hydrolase — translation MWRSVPYWSDETEAGAMMARMWWWAGAAMALAACAGQQAKGPAPESYTAATTYAKLAPKYPFIRIAGSTVPASVRAVRDIAYVRRGAHDLKLDLYMPADRGTPPHPAIVFVHGGGWRTGVRANFAPMAIRMAERDYVAATIDYRLSPEAPYPAAIHDAKAAVRWVRAHAADYGIDPDRIAIAGGSAGGQIAALTGVTNDEARFDPDGAPGAVPSKVQAIVNIDGLSDFTSEEARKYEDDPAKQPSAAGAWFGGRYAQQPALWRDASPLFHVAPSTPPTLFIVSAQRRFSLGREEMVAKMRALGVASRVVPVPDTPHSFWLFDPWLAPTVEATDAFLRTVMPPRTGSPGSPPAA, via the coding sequence ATGTGGCGTTCCGTGCCATACTGGTCCGACGAAACGGAGGCGGGCGCGATGATGGCGAGGATGTGGTGGTGGGCGGGCGCGGCGATGGCGCTCGCGGCATGCGCGGGGCAGCAGGCGAAGGGGCCGGCGCCCGAGAGTTACACGGCGGCGACCACGTATGCCAAGCTGGCGCCCAAGTATCCGTTCATCCGCATTGCCGGCAGCACCGTGCCCGCATCGGTGCGCGCCGTCAGGGACATCGCGTACGTACGGCGCGGCGCGCATGACCTCAAGCTCGATCTGTATATGCCGGCGGACCGCGGTACGCCGCCGCACCCGGCCATCGTGTTCGTGCACGGCGGTGGCTGGCGCACGGGCGTCCGTGCCAATTTCGCGCCGATGGCCATCCGGATGGCCGAAAGGGATTATGTGGCCGCCACCATCGATTACCGCCTGTCGCCGGAAGCGCCGTATCCGGCAGCCATCCACGACGCCAAGGCGGCCGTGCGCTGGGTGCGCGCGCACGCGGCGGATTACGGCATCGATCCGGACCGCATCGCCATCGCGGGCGGCTCGGCCGGGGGCCAGATCGCGGCGTTGACGGGTGTGACGAACGACGAGGCGCGTTTCGATCCGGACGGCGCGCCCGGCGCGGTGCCCTCCAAGGTGCAGGCGATCGTGAACATCGACGGCCTGTCCGATTTCACGTCGGAGGAGGCGCGCAAATACGAGGACGACCCGGCCAAGCAGCCGTCGGCGGCGGGCGCCTGGTTCGGCGGCCGGTATGCGCAGCAACCCGCCCTGTGGCGCGACGCGTCGCCGCTGTTCCATGTGGCGCCTAGTACGCCGCCGACGCTTTTCATCGTCAGCGCGCAGCGGCGTTTCAGCCTGGGACGGGAAGAGATGGTCGCGAAGATGCGGGCCCTTGGCGTGGCCAGCCGGGTCGTGCCCGTGCCGGACACGCCGCACAGCTTCTGGCTGTTCGATCCGTGGCTGGCCCCCACGGTGGAGGCTACGGACGCCTTCCTGCGGACGGTCATGCCGCCGCGAACGGGTTCTCCAGGCTCGCCGCCGGCTGCGTGA